Proteins encoded by one window of Cloeon dipterum chromosome 4, ieCloDipt1.1, whole genome shotgun sequence:
- the ACC gene encoding acetyl-CoA carboxylase isoform X5 → MHDYSAFRLRPSMSQGTVLKAKMLEKDFIVATPEEFVKKFGGTRVINKVLIANNGIAAVKCMRSIRRWSYEMFRHERAIRFVVMVTPEDLKANAEYIKMADHYVAVPGGTNNNNYANVELIIDIALRSQVQAVWAGWGHASENPKLPELLHKNNIAFIGPPEKAMWALGDKIASSIVAQTAEIPTLPWSGSELIAQYSGKKIKISTELYKKGCITTAEEGLTAAQKIGFPVMIKASEGGGGKGIRKAESVDEFPNLFRQVQQEVPGSPIFVMKLAKCARHLEVQLLADQYGNAISLFGRDCSIQRRHQKIIEEAPCVIAIEEVFEQMEKAAVRLAKMVGYVSAGTVEYLYDTDGNFFFLELNPRLQVEHPCTEMVADVNLPAAQLQVAMGLPLHRIKDIRMLYSEPPWTDTEIDFDNPRHKPQPVGHVIAARITSENPDEGFKPSSGTVQELNFRSSKNVWGYFSVAAAGGLHEFADSQFGHCFSWGEDREQARENLVIALKELSIRGDFRTTVEYLITLLETESFQSNVINTQWLDKLISERVKAEKPDILLGVICGALQIADKNIESSFQNFKTSLEKGQIQGSNTLENSMTVELINEEFKYIVQVTRSGPESYFLIMNGSFKEVDYHRMADGALLLSIDGASYLTYMKEEVDRWRIVIGNQTCVFEKENDPSLLRSPSAGKLVNWLIEDGGHVQSGQEYATIEVMKMMLNVAAPESGNIFQQKRPGAVLDAGALIARLELDDPSLVTRAQKYEGPLMDAQIGVAYNDKLNYIHNSYRQKLENTLAGYCLPDPYHVQRCKEIIEKFMSSLRDPNLPLLELQEVISSISGRIPPSVEKKIRKLMSQYQSNITSVLAQFPSQQIAGVIDSHAATLQKRADRDVFFLTTQGIVQLVQRYRNGIRGRMKTAVHELLRQYYEVESQFQLGHYDKCVSAIREKHKDDMAAVTSTIFSHTQVAKKNVLVTMLIDHLWANEPGLTDELASTLSELTSLNRSEHSRVALRARQVLIAAHQPAYELRHNQMESIFLSAIDMYGHEFHPENLQKLILSETSIFDILHDFFYHTNKAVCMASLEVYLRRAYISYDLTRLEHLELSGEICCIHFQFLLPTSHPNRIPHNRNGGPDEVVDATYDLENCQRTGVMAAFTTYEEFEKYSEELIDVLDDMANGRCVSPGDMEAVEGSEGRLSTSINISTSHGEHAVEQINKRVEPFYILNVAVKQSSNDIDDNTMAKKLAAFCANHADDLAERSIRRVTFLVLDRQKFPKFFTFRHRDGYREDRIYRHLEPALAFQLELNRMKNYNLEALPTANQKMHLYLGKAKVAEGQEVTDFRFFIRSIIRHSDLITKEASFEYLQNEGERVILEAMDELEVAFSHPDSRRTDCNHIFLNFVPSVIMDPAKIEECVTNMVLRYGPRLWKLRVLQAELRMAIRTSPGAKLTNIRLCLANDSGYYLDINLYKEVTDPKSGVIKFESYGSRQGVLHGLPISTPYVTKDYLQQKRFQAQVAGTTYVYDYPDMFRQNTEKLWKEFIEGRPGEDLQIPSQVIDCVELVLESDGVLVEQKRLPGENNAGMVAWRITLYTPEYPTGRDIIVIANDITFRVGSFGPDEDLVFLKASELSRKLKIPRIYLSANSGARIGLADELKPLFKVAWEDPDEPDKGFKYLYLTPEDFKKVSAMNSVHAILIDDEGEARYKITDIIGKEDGLGVENLRYAGMIAGETSQAYQDIVTISMVTCRAIGIGSYLVRLGQRVIQLDNSHIILTGYAALNKLLGREVYASNNQLGGVQIMYNNGVSHTTAKGDLEGVYTILQWLSYIPNRKGGPLPIITPVDPIERDVTYMPTKAPYDPRWMLAGRPSPTNANAWESGFFDAGSFQEILQPWAQTVVCGRARLGGIPVGVIAVETRTVELNLPADPANLDSEAKTISQAGQVWFPDSAYKTAQAIQDFGREDLPLFIFANWRGFSGGMKDMYEQVVKFGAYIVDGLHQYKQPIIVYIPPNGELRGGAWAVVDPSINPRHMEMYADPESRGGVLEPEGIVEIRFRAKDLIKVMRRLDPTLIKLIEQQNSTSDPSVATKISEREKFLLPMYHQVAVHFADLHDLPERMLEKGVIQDIVPWRSSRKILYWRMRRLLLEEQVKTQLETVQPELGPGQTEAMLRRWFVEDRGQTQVHLWDNNEEIVQWLLKQLDEQFRSTSIVQENIRCVHRDAVVRRVTAALNECPEIALDAMVQIAQRMSPHQIAEAIRTLAHLNPELAQGTTPSTLQTPTIESEDK, encoded by the exons ATGCACGACTATTCAGCCTTTAGACTGAG GCCTAGCATGTCCCAAGGGACAGTGCTCAAGGCGAAAATGCTGGAAAAGGACTTCATTGTGGCAACTCCTGAGGAATTTGTCAAGAAATTCGGAGGCACAAGAGTCATCAATAAG GTTCTGATTGCCAACAATGGAATCGCCGCCGTCAAGTGCATGCGGTCCATCCGAAGATGGTCGTACGAGATGTTCAGGCACGAGAGGGCCATCAGGTTTGTCGTCATGGTAACACCAGAGGATTTGAAAG CTAATGCTGAGTACATCAAGATGGCAGATCATTATGTGGCTGTACCTGGAGGGActaacaacaataattacgCCAATGTAGAATTGATTATTGACATTGCACTGCGATCGCAAGTTCAG GCTGTTTGGGCTGGTTGGGGGCATGCTTCAGAAAACCCAAAACTGCCGGAATTGCTTCATAAGAACAATATTGCATTTATTGGACCCCCAGAGAAAGCTATGTGGGCATTGGGAGACAAAATCGCTTCAAGTATTGTAGCTCAAACTGCGGAAATTCCAACACTGCCATGGTCCGGTTCAG AACTCATTGCTCAATACAGCGGAAAGAAAATCAAGATATCCACTGAGTTGTACAAAAAGGGTTGCATTACCACTGCTGAGGAAGGATTGACTGCAGCTCAGAAGATTGGATTTCCTGTCATGATCAAAGCCAGTGAGGGAGGCGGTGGCAAGGGTATCAGGAAAGCTGAAAGTGTTGATGAGTTCCCAAACCTATTCAGAcag GTGCAACAAGAGGTGCCAGGCTCTCCAATTTTTGTGATGAAGCTAGCAAAGTGTGCGCGCCATTTGGAGGTGCAACTTTTGGCTGATCAGTATGGCAATGCCATTTCCCTTTTTGGCCGTGACTGCTCTATCCAGAGACGTCaccaaaaaatcattgaagaGGCTCCTTGTGTAATTGCCATTGAAGAAGTGTTTGAACAAATGGAGAAGGCAGCTGTACGTTTGGCAAAAATGGTCGGCTACGTGAGTGCAGGCACTGTGGAGTACCTGTATGATACGGATGGAAACTTTTTCTTCCTTGAGCTCAATCCGAGGCTCCAAGTGGAACATCCTTGCACTGAAATGGTAGCTGACGTTAACTTGCCGGCTGCCCAGCTGCAG GTTGCTATGGGCCTGCCTTTGCACCGCATCAAAGATATCAGGATGCTGTACAGCGAGCCTCCATGGACAGACACTGAGATTGATTTTGACAACCCAAGGCACAAGCCACAACCTGTCGGACACGTCATTGCTGCTCGCATCACCAGTGAAAATCCCGATGAAG GTTTCAAGCCCAGCTCTGGAACAGTTCAAGAGTTAAATTTCCGCTCATCCAAGAATGTTTGGGGGTACTTCAGTGTGGCAGCTGCTGGCGGTTTGCACGAATTTGCTGACTCACAATTTGGCCATTGTTTCTCGTGGGGAGAAGACAGAGAACAGGCTAGAGA AAACCTTGTCATTGCCCTCAAGGAGCTGTCTATCAGAGGCGATTTCCGCACAACTGTTGAGTACTTGATAACTCTTCTAGAAACCGAGAGTTTCCAATCCAATGTGATCAACACCCAGTGGCTGGACAAGCTTATTTCTGAGCGAGTGAAAGCTGAAAAGCCAGACATTCTTCTTGGTGTTATTTGCGGAGCGCTGCAAATTGCAGACAAAAATATCGAGTCatctttccaaaatttcaagacGTCTCtagaaaa aggACAAATCCAGGGATCCAATACTCTTGAAAACAGCATGACTGTTGAGCTAATTAATGAAGAATTCAAGTACATTGTGCAGGTCACTCGGTCTGGTCCAGAATCTTATTTTCTCATCATGAATGGCTCATTCAAGGAAGTTGACTATCACAGAATGGCTGATGGAG CTCTCCTGTTATCTATCGACGGAGCCAGTTACCTGACATATATGAAGGAAGAGGTGGACCGCTGGCGCATTGTCATTGGCAACCAGACCTGTGTGTTTGAGAAAGAAAACGATCCCTCACTTCTGCGATCACCATCCGCTGGCAAACTGGTCAACTGGCTCATTGAGGACGGAGGACATGTCCAAAGTGGCCAGGAGTACGCAACAATCGAAGTGATGAAAATGATGCTGAACGTCGCCGCCCCAGAGAGTGGAAACATCTTCCAACAGAAACGACCTGGCGCGGTGCTGGACGCAGGCGCACTTATTGCCCGGCTTGAGCTTGATGACCCCAGCCTGGTGACCAGGGCTCAAAAGTACGAGGGGCCTCTGATGGATGCGCAAATTGGTGTGGCGTACAATGACAAGCTCAACTATATCCACAACAGCTACAGGCAAAAGCTGGAAAATACTCTTGCCGGATATTGCTTGCCTGACCCTTACCATGTGCAGCGATGCAAAGAAATCATTGAGAAGTTCATGAGCTCTCTCAGGGACCCCAACCTCCCTCTACTTGAACTGCAG GAAGTGATTTCATCCATCTCTGGTCGCATTCCACCGTCAGTGGAAAAGAAAATCCGCAAATTGATGTCTCAGTACCAAAGCAACATCACCTCTGTTCTTGCTCAATTCCCAAGTCAGCAAATTGCAGGCGTAATTGACTCCCACGCAGCCACTCTGCAGAAAAGAGCTGACCGCGACGTGTTCTTCCTCACAACTCAGGGCATTGTGCAGCTAGTGCAGCGTTATAGAAACGGCATTAGAGGTCGCATGAAGACTGCTGTTCACGAGCTTCTGCGACAATATTACGAAGTTGAAAGCCAGTTCCAGCTTG GTCATTACGACAAATGTGTGTCTGCCATAAGAGAAAAGCACAAGGATGACATGGCAGCAGTGACAAGCACAATTTTCTCGCACACACAGGTTGCGAAGAAAAACGTGCTTGTGACTATGTTGATCGACCACTTGTGGGCAAACGAGCCTGGTCTCACCGATGAACTCGCCTCCACTCTCAGCGAACTGACCTCTCTTAACCGCTCTGAGCACTCTAGGGTGGCTCTCAGGGCCAGACAAGTGCTGATCGCAGCTCACCAGCCTGCCTACGAACTTCGACATAACCAGATGGAGTCGATTTTCCTCTCAGCAATCGACATGTATGGCCACGAGTTCCATCCGGAAAATTTACAGAAACTGATTCTCTCTGAGACGTCAATCTTTGATATTCTGCACGACTTCTTCTACCACACGAACAAAGCTGTTTGCATGGCTTCTCTTGAGGTGTACCTGAGGAGGGCATACATTTCGTATGACCTGACACGATTGGAACATTTGGAACTTTCTGGCGAAATTTGTTGCATCCACTTCCAATTCCTGCTGCCCACCTCTCACCCCAACCGCATTCCTCACAATCGAAACGGTGGACCAGATGAAGTTGTTGATGCCACCTATGATCTGGAAAATTGCCAGCGCACGGGGGTAATGGCAGCGTTTACCACCTATGAGGAATTTGAGAAGTACTCAGAAGAATTAATTGATGTGTTGGACGATATGGCCAATGGTCGCTGTGTCTCGCCTGGTGACATGGAAGCTGTGGAAGGCAGCGAAGGCCGCCTCTCGACCTCAATCAACATCAGCACATCTCATGGAGAGCATGCTGTTGAGCAGATCAATAAG AGGGTTGAACCATTTTACATCTTGAACGTCGCCGTCAAGCAATCGTCAAACGATATAGATGACAACACCATGGCCAAAAAATTAGCCGCATTTTGCGCAAATCACGCTGATGATCTGGCAGAGCGGAGCATCAGGAGAGTCACGTTCTTGGTGCTGGACCGCCAAAAGTTCCCAAAGTTCTTCACCTTCAGGCATCGCGATGGATACAGGGAGGACAGAATTTACAGGCACTTAGAGCCAGCTCTTGCATTCCAATTGGAGTTGAATAGAATGAAGAATTATAATTTGGAAGCTTTACCTACGGCCAATCAGAAAATGCACCTCTATCTGGGAAAAGCAAAG GTCGCGGAAGGTCAAGAGGTGACAGACTTCCGTTTCTTCATCCGCTCAATCATCAGGCACTCTGATTTAATTACCAAAGAAGCTTCCTTTGAGTACCTCCAAAATGAGGGCGAACGAGTTATCCTTGAAGCCATGGATGAGCTGGAAGTTGCGTTTTCGCATCCGGACAGCAGACGAACTGACTGCAACCACATTTTCCTCAACTTTGTACCATCTGTTATCATGGATCCAGCCAAG ATTGAAGAATGCGTTACAAACATGGTGCTTCGGTATGGTCCACGCCTTTGGAAGCTGAGAGTGTTGCAGGCAGAACTGAGAATGGCCATCAGGACCTCGCCTGGGGCGAAACTAACAAACATCAGACTCTGCTTGGCCAATGACTCTGGCTATTATCTTGATATTAACCTCTACAAAGAAGTCACTGATCCCAAATCTGGAGTG ATCAAGTTTGAGTCTTATGGCTCTCGACAAGGAGTTCTGCATGGGCTGCCTATTTCCACACCATATGTGACCAAGGATTACCTCCAACAAAAGAGATTCCAGGCACAAGTTGCAGGAACTACTTACGTTTACGATTACCCTGACATGTTCAGGCAAAACACAGAAAAACTCTGGAAGGAGTTTATTGAGGGCAGACCAGGAG AGGACTTGCAGATTCCTTCTCAAGTCATTGACTGCGTCGAGTTGGTGCTGGAGTCTGATGGTGTTCTTGTAGAACAAAAGCGTCTCCCTGGAGAGAACAAT GCTGGAATGGTCGCTTGGAGGATCACCCTGTACACGCCAGAATATCCCACAGGACGTGACATAATTGTCATTGCTAACGACATCACATTCAGAGTGGGCTCGTTTGGACCAGATGAAGATCTGGTCTTTTTGAAAGCATCGGAACTTTCCAGAAAGCTGAAAATACCAAGAATCTACCTGTCGGCAAACAGCGGTGCCAGAATCGGACTTGCTGACGAGTTGAAGCCATTGTTCAAAGTTGCTTGGGAGGATCCAGATGAACCTGACAAG GGCTTCAAGTATCTGTACTTGACCCCAGAGGACTTCAAAAAAGTTTCCGCAATGAACTCTGTGCACGCTATTTTGATTGATGATGAAGGTGAAGCCAGATACAAAATTACAGACATCATTG GTAAGGAAGATGGTCTTGGCGTTGAGAACCTGCGTTACGCTGGCATGATTGCTGGAGAAACGTCTCAAGCGTACCAAGATATTGTCACCATTTCCATGGTAACCTGCAGAGCTATTGGTATTGGCTCCTATCTTGTTCGTCTTGGACAGCGAGTCATCCAGCTGGACAACTCCCACATCATCCTGACTGGCTATGCTGCTCTTAACAaa CTCCTTGGAAGGGAAGTCTATGCATCTAACAACCAGCTGGGTGGAGTTCAAATCATGTACAATAATGGTGTGTCTCACACTACTGCCAAGGGTGACTTGGAAGGCGTGTACACCATCCTCCAGTGGCTCTCATACATTCCAAAC CGCAAAGGTGGTCCCTTGCCCATTATTACCCCTGTTGACCCCATTGAGAGAGATGTGACTTACATGCCCACTAAGGCACCCTATGATCCTAGATGGATGTTGGCTGGCCGACCTAGTCCAA CCAACGCAAATGCCTGGGAGAGCGGATTCTTTGACGCTGGCTCATTCCAGGAAATCTTGCAGCCTTGGGCTCAGACTGTTGTTTGTGGCAGGGCCAGGCTGGGAGGCATTCCAGTAGGAGTAATTGCTGTGGAAACTAGGACGGTAGAGCTCAACTTGCCTGCTGACCCTGCTAATTTAGATTCTGAAGCCAAG ACCATCTCGCAAGCTGGTCAAGTGTGGTTCCCTGACTCGGCGTACAAAACAGCGCAGGCCATTCAAGACTTCGGCCGCGAGGACTTGCCCCTGTTTATTTTCGCCAATTGGCGTGGCTTCTCTGGCGGCATGAAAGACATGTACGAGCAGGTAGTCAAATTTGGCGCCTACATCGTGGACGGCCTTCACCAGTACAAGCAGCCCATCATTGTCTACATTCCACCAAACGGGGAGCTGCGAGGTGGCGCCTGGGCCGTCGTCGACCCCTCCATAAACCCGCGTCACATGGAAATGTACGCCGACCCCGAGAGCAGAGGAGGCGTGCTCGAGCCTGAGGGCATTGTGGAAATCAGGTTCAGGGCGAAGGACCTGATCAAGGTGATGCGCAGGCTCGACCCGACCCTGATCAAGCTCATCGAGCAGCAGAACAGCACCAGCGACCCTTCGGTTGCAACTAAGATTTCGGAGCGGGAAAAGTTCTTGCTGCCCATGTACCACCAAGTGGCGGTCCACTTTGCCGACCTGCATGACTTGCCCGAGAGGATGCTGGAGAAGGGAGTTATCCAAGACATTGTCCCTTGGAGATCTTCGAGGAAGATTCTCTACTGGCGGATGCGGCGGTTGCTCTTGGAGGAGCAAGTCAAAACTCAGCTCGAGACGGTGCAACCTGAACTCGGCCCTGGCCAGACTGAAGCCATGCTACGGAGGTGGTTCGTCGAAGATAGAGGTCAAACTCAG gttcACCTTTGGGACAACAACGAGGAGATAGTTCAATGGCTCTTGAAGCAGCTTGACGAGCAGTTCCGCAGTACATCCATTGTCCAAGAAAACATTCGTTGCGTCCACAGGGACGCCGTTGTGCGCAGAGTCACTGCGGCTTTGAAC GAGTGCCCCGAAATTGCGCTTGACGCAATGGTTCAAATTGCACAACGAATGAGCCCTCATCAAATAGCGGAGGCGATCCGCACCCTGGCTCACCTAAACCCTGAGCTGGCTCAGGGAACAACTCCCTCAACCCTGCAAACACCGACTATAGAGTCTGAAGACAAATGA